TTTTTCTTGTTGAAAGTCCATATAGGAATACCTCTCTCTTGTCCATAACTTGCATATATTCAGCTATACTGACAATCTCTCCAGCCTCTTCCCAGATAAACACCTTTCCATACCTTATGAGAGCCTTCAATATCCAAAGATCTACATTTCCATTCCCTTCAAATGCTTCCTCTTCTATCTCAACTATCTTATTTAGCATCTCTAGATCTACATCTTTCAACTCTTTAAGTTTCATCTCTTCACCCCTCAATAATTCACCTTAGAAAGATAGAGTCCATTTGGCTCTGCCACCTTCCTTATAAATTTTTTATTAGGATTTTCC
This portion of the Fusobacterium sp. SYSU M8D902 genome encodes:
- a CDS encoding N-acetyltransferase; protein product: MKLKELKDVDLEMLNKIVEIEEEAFEGNGNVDLWILKALIRYGKVFIWEEAGEIVSIAEYMQVMDKREVFLYGLSTRKKYRHQGWAKKIMQESEKYLVANGYEEISLTVDPQNEIAIDMYKKLGFKIEEYQENEYGKGVHRYLMKKVII